In one Alphaproteobacteria bacterium genomic region, the following are encoded:
- a CDS encoding class I SAM-dependent DNA methyltransferase, which translates to MITGEIRSQIDRIWNAFWSGGVSNPLSVIEQITYLLFIKRLDDLQTLAEHKAEMLGEPLERQIFPEGEDEQGRPWSDLRWSRFKHFEPREMMQVVDERVFPFLRDLGEKGSSYGAHMRDARLGFSNPALLAKTVDMLDEIQMEDRDTKGDVYEYMLGKIASAGQNGQFRTPRHIIRLMVELTAPTLSDTVCDPAAGTCGFLVAVGEYLRDTYPAHGWTDAQRKHFNEGMFHGFDFDPTMLRIGAMNMILHGVDSADVSYRDSLGELHGEDKDGYSLILANPPFAGSLDYEATAKDLQKLVKTKKTELLFLALFLRLLKIGGRAAVIVPDGVLFGSSKAHKVIRKTLVEDHKLDAVIKLPSGVFRPYAGVSTAILLFTKTGVGGTDHVWFYNVLQDGLSLDDKRTDKVPLEKQGPVPKEPLSDAEAEWNNLPDVLARWQARETTERDRPRTAQSFCVPKSEIADGGAYDLSLGRYQEIEHEAVEYPPPEEIIADLRKIEDEITKGLSELEDMLG; encoded by the coding sequence ATGATCACAGGGGAAATCCGCAGTCAGATCGACAGGATCTGGAATGCCTTCTGGTCGGGCGGGGTGTCGAACCCGCTCTCAGTGATCGAGCAGATCACCTACCTGTTGTTCATCAAGCGGCTGGATGACCTGCAGACCCTGGCGGAACACAAGGCGGAGATGCTGGGGGAGCCGCTGGAGCGGCAGATCTTCCCGGAAGGGGAGGATGAGCAGGGGCGTCCCTGGTCGGATCTACGCTGGTCCCGCTTCAAGCACTTCGAACCCCGAGAAATGATGCAGGTGGTCGATGAGCGGGTCTTCCCATTCCTGAGGGACCTCGGGGAGAAGGGGTCTAGTTACGGTGCGCACATGAGGGACGCACGGCTGGGCTTCTCCAACCCGGCGCTTTTGGCCAAGACGGTCGACATGCTGGACGAAATCCAGATGGAGGACCGCGATACCAAGGGCGATGTCTACGAATACATGTTGGGCAAGATCGCGAGCGCCGGTCAGAACGGCCAGTTCCGCACGCCACGCCACATCATCCGGCTGATGGTCGAACTTACCGCCCCGACCCTGTCCGACACGGTCTGTGACCCGGCAGCGGGAACCTGTGGCTTCCTGGTCGCGGTCGGAGAGTATCTACGCGACACCTACCCGGCGCACGGCTGGACCGATGCCCAGCGCAAGCATTTCAACGAGGGTATGTTCCACGGCTTCGATTTCGATCCCACTATGCTGCGGATCGGCGCGATGAATATGATCCTGCACGGGGTCGACAGTGCCGATGTCTCCTACCGAGACAGCCTGGGGGAACTGCACGGGGAGGACAAGGACGGCTATTCCCTGATCCTGGCCAACCCTCCCTTCGCCGGTTCCCTTGACTATGAGGCGACGGCCAAGGACCTGCAGAAGCTGGTCAAGACCAAGAAGACGGAACTGCTCTTCCTGGCGCTCTTCCTGCGCCTGCTGAAGATCGGCGGACGGGCGGCGGTGATCGTTCCGGACGGCGTGCTCTTTGGCTCCTCCAAGGCTCACAAGGTGATCCGCAAGACACTGGTGGAGGACCACAAGCTCGATGCGGTGATCAAGCTGCCGTCAGGCGTCTTCCGTCCCTATGCCGGGGTGTCGACCGCGATTCTGTTGTTCACCAAGACCGGAGTCGGCGGTACCGATCACGTCTGGTTCTATAACGTGCTTCAGGACGGCCTGTCGCTGGACGACAAGCGCACCGACAAGGTCCCGCTGGAGAAACAGGGACCGGTCCCGAAGGAGCCGCTGTCCGATGCCGAGGCAGAATGGAACAACCTGCCGGACGTCCTGGCCCGCTGGCAGGCGCGTGAGACCACCGAACGCGACCGCCCCCGCACCGCCCAAAGCTTCTGTGTCCCGAAGTCCGAGATCGCCGATGGCGGGGCGTATGACCTGTCCTTGGGTCGCTATCAGGAGATCGAACACGAAGCGGTCGAGTACCCGCCGCCAGAGGAGATCATCGCCGACCTGCGCAAGATTGAGGACGAGATCACCAAGGGTCTCTCTGAGTTGGAGGACATGTTGGGATGA
- a CDS encoding tyrosine-type recombinase/integrase: MGKDVLETEFLYQPKGRKGWCFRMRTPEALIGYTNPKTGRPYGKEIREGLGTRNLREARHKRDIRLGQIRAEELKARAERLGDMDEALSYAEILAQIDDPELIEATEESIMLRTEKIERSHGYEVAKRWYDAATGKETPLKTIYEKYLEDDGGKLSKSTQINLKTAWEDFRRFCKGDVTIETVDRRMAAEFVTQYLPTLKTPRSPSGPSPATIQKKVTLLKGIWTWAMKRGYIPYEPMTPWDKQAPSKKEVRAAAKTRRPFTAEEVRKLFKAEPAGSTLGDVMRIALLTGVRLSEIMEIDASWVDKDGRGYTVPKGKTESAVRYVPLVGPAQDVIQRRMKVVKEKGSLFPERGKRKSDDKRSPAVSSAFTRLRRKTLGEQTDGELAEHSFRHTWRTAARRAGVDLRTSSELGGWSRGDSVDTVYDHGLEITRYRQEQEKIRGWLVAEGYLIKDQNE, encoded by the coding sequence ATGGGTAAAGACGTGCTGGAAACCGAGTTCCTATATCAGCCCAAAGGCCGCAAGGGCTGGTGCTTCCGTATGCGGACGCCGGAAGCGCTGATCGGCTACACGAACCCCAAGACCGGGAGACCCTACGGCAAGGAAATCCGCGAGGGGCTGGGGACGCGAAACCTTCGGGAAGCACGGCACAAGCGTGACATTCGGCTCGGGCAGATCAGAGCAGAAGAACTTAAGGCGCGTGCCGAACGCCTTGGAGACATGGACGAGGCGCTCTCCTACGCGGAGATATTGGCGCAGATCGACGACCCCGAACTGATCGAAGCGACCGAAGAAAGCATCATGCTCCGCACGGAGAAGATCGAGCGATCCCATGGATACGAAGTTGCCAAGCGCTGGTATGACGCAGCGACTGGCAAGGAGACGCCCCTCAAGACGATCTACGAGAAGTACCTTGAGGATGACGGCGGGAAACTCTCCAAGTCCACGCAGATAAACCTCAAGACGGCGTGGGAGGACTTCCGGCGGTTCTGCAAGGGTGACGTGACGATTGAGACGGTTGACCGGCGTATGGCCGCTGAGTTCGTGACCCAGTATCTGCCAACGCTGAAGACGCCGCGTTCCCCGAGCGGCCCTTCCCCCGCGACCATCCAGAAGAAGGTGACTCTGCTCAAGGGCATTTGGACCTGGGCGATGAAGCGCGGCTACATCCCCTATGAGCCGATGACCCCATGGGACAAGCAGGCTCCATCTAAGAAGGAGGTACGAGCTGCAGCGAAGACACGCCGACCGTTCACCGCCGAAGAAGTCAGGAAGCTATTCAAGGCGGAACCTGCAGGCTCAACCCTTGGGGACGTAATGCGAATCGCGCTCCTGACTGGTGTCCGTCTCAGCGAGATCATGGAGATTGACGCGTCATGGGTCGATAAGGACGGCAGGGGCTACACCGTCCCGAAGGGCAAGACCGAAAGTGCAGTCCGCTATGTCCCGCTTGTCGGTCCCGCTCAGGACGTGATCCAACGACGCATGAAGGTGGTAAAGGAGAAAGGGTCTCTCTTCCCCGAACGTGGCAAGCGCAAGTCCGATGACAAGCGTTCCCCAGCGGTGTCGTCAGCCTTCACTCGGCTGCGGCGGAAGACATTGGGCGAGCAGACCGATGGGGAACTGGCCGAACACTCCTTTCGCCATACATGGCGCACGGCGGCGCGGCGGGCCGGTGTCGATCTTCGGACCTCCAGCGAGCTTGGTGGCTGGTCCAGAGGGGACAGCGTGGATACGGTCTACGACCATGGCCTGGAGATCACTCGGTACAGGCAGGAGCAGGAGAAAATCCGCGGTTGGCTGGTAGCGGAGGGATATCTCATCAAAGACCAAAACGAATGA
- a CDS encoding restriction endonuclease subunit S, with protein MRWPTVQLSEISSDISYGVTASATEEPDGPKFLRITDIQEDHVDWSSVPFCDASAKGLTEARLAPGDIVFARTGATTGKSYLIRLCPEGSVFASYLIRVRPSSQVDSGYLAHFFRSPEYWRQVKKQAQGAAQPGVNASKLKALQIPLPALDEQKRIAAILDKADALRRLRQQAIDRLNTLSQSIFHEMFSEAAGWRYETRKLEHVCRKITDGTHQSPKWASEGVPFIFVSNIKGQKISLETSKFVDRDEYRKLTKSTPIERDDVLYTSVGSYGNAAKIVTDESFVFQRHVAHIKPDPALVRSDFLVECLETPLLRVQADRVATGIAQKTVTLKGLRSFEVPVPPLEVQDEFVRHKEALRVAAGHQAAALTRTELLFASLQQRAFAEEL; from the coding sequence ATGAGGTGGCCTACGGTCCAACTGAGTGAGATCTCGTCAGATATCTCCTACGGGGTCACGGCTTCAGCTACTGAAGAACCAGACGGGCCGAAGTTTCTTCGGATTACGGATATACAGGAGGACCATGTCGACTGGTCGTCAGTCCCATTTTGCGATGCTTCGGCTAAGGGTTTAACTGAAGCTCGCCTAGCTCCAGGGGATATTGTCTTTGCGCGAACTGGGGCCACGACAGGAAAAAGCTACCTGATAAGGCTATGTCCCGAGGGTAGTGTCTTCGCTTCATATCTAATTCGCGTTCGGCCTAGTAGTCAGGTCGATTCAGGATATCTGGCACATTTCTTTCGGTCGCCCGAGTATTGGAGACAGGTGAAAAAACAGGCGCAAGGGGCGGCACAGCCAGGCGTGAATGCGTCCAAACTAAAGGCACTTCAGATTCCGCTCCCTGCACTCGACGAGCAAAAACGCATCGCGGCGATTCTGGACAAGGCGGATGCGCTGCGCCGCCTGCGCCAACAGGCCATCGACCGCCTCAACACCCTCAGCCAATCCATCTTCCACGAGATGTTCTCCGAAGCGGCTGGTTGGAGGTATGAAACCCGGAAACTTGAGCACGTTTGTCGAAAGATCACTGACGGGACTCATCAATCCCCGAAATGGGCATCTGAAGGTGTTCCCTTTATATTCGTGAGCAATATCAAAGGGCAGAAGATTTCGCTGGAGACGTCCAAGTTCGTAGATAGGGACGAGTATCGTAAGCTCACAAAGAGCACCCCGATCGAGCGAGATGACGTGCTGTACACCTCAGTTGGTTCGTACGGCAACGCAGCAAAAATTGTGACGGACGAGAGTTTCGTCTTCCAACGACACGTCGCTCACATCAAACCTGACCCCGCGCTTGTCCGTTCGGACTTCCTTGTCGAATGCCTGGAAACACCCCTCCTTAGGGTGCAAGCGGATCGCGTGGCGACTGGGATTGCGCAGAAAACGGTGACCTTAAAGGGACTTCGTTCGTTCGAGGTTCCGGTTCCCCCACTAGAGGTGCAAGACGAATTCGTTCGGCACAAGGAAGCGCTTCGCGTAGCAGCAGGACACCAAGCTGCAGCCTTGACCCGGACGGAGTTGCTCTTCGCCTCCCTCCAACAGCGCGCCTTCGCTGAGGAGCTTTGA
- a CDS encoding recombinase family protein, which yields MIRYVTYKRVSTKEQGRSGLGLEAQERDIALFLDSYSEEPWEVLGEFIEVQSGSDDTRPELGKAIALAKKEGAVLLVAKLDRLSRDVHYITGLMKDKRLQFKVASMPYADKLQLQIYAVLAEQERDFISQRTKAALQQAKARGTRLGGLRDKTMKRNVVLKAQADERARDLQGIVVPLREKGGSLREIADALNTARIPTARGGRWQAQQVKRLLDRLAD from the coding sequence GTGATCCGATACGTGACCTACAAGCGGGTGAGCACGAAGGAGCAGGGGCGCAGCGGTCTGGGACTGGAGGCGCAGGAGCGGGACATAGCGCTCTTCCTGGACAGCTACAGCGAGGAGCCTTGGGAGGTCCTGGGCGAGTTCATCGAGGTACAGAGCGGCAGCGACGACACCCGCCCTGAGTTGGGGAAGGCCATCGCTCTGGCGAAGAAGGAGGGAGCGGTCTTGCTGGTCGCCAAGCTCGACCGGCTCAGCCGAGACGTCCACTACATCACCGGACTGATGAAGGACAAGCGACTCCAGTTCAAGGTTGCGTCCATGCCCTACGCCGACAAGCTGCAGCTCCAGATCTATGCGGTGCTGGCAGAACAAGAGCGGGACTTCATCTCTCAGCGTACCAAGGCGGCGCTCCAGCAAGCGAAGGCACGTGGAACACGGCTGGGCGGCTTGCGGGACAAGACCATGAAGCGGAACGTCGTCCTGAAGGCACAGGCTGACGAGCGGGCCAGGGATCTGCAGGGCATTGTAGTGCCGCTGCGTGAGAAAGGAGGCAGCCTCCGGGAGATCGCGGACGCTCTGAACACGGCCAGGATCCCGACTGCGCGTGGTGGACGCTGGCAGGCGCAGCAGGTGAAACGATTGCTGGATCGCCTTGCGGATTAG